From the genome of Geothrix sp. 21YS21S-4, one region includes:
- a CDS encoding glycosyltransferase family 9 protein: MDLILLRLSALGDILRVLPAWANLHEAFPHARFRAVVEDRHAFLLEPLPWLEPVLVRRKRLSNPVSAWAELQRAAGLIRGAETSLDFHGILKAALIPRLAGISERWGDGVTKEFAGALQTHPLPFRHQTRYAQALGLAEAFGRSRGVEGLGRFRPVLGEVPLPDPGPIWSVQGKPRMVLVPGASRRGAIKRWPLRHWVTLAGKLKDRCDLRWSLGPEEEDLREWLPKATGVAALPRLRFWELAAALRQADRVVAPDTGLLHLAVVLGVPALGLYGSSDPVVAGLPDGAGRILRTGIPCSPCRERACQRRQCLEDLGVEAVAEALLG, translated from the coding sequence ATGGATCTCATCCTCCTCCGCCTGTCCGCGCTCGGGGACATCCTGCGCGTTCTGCCCGCGTGGGCCAACCTTCACGAGGCTTTTCCCCACGCCCGCTTCCGGGCGGTGGTGGAGGATCGCCACGCCTTCCTGCTGGAGCCCCTGCCGTGGCTGGAGCCCGTCCTGGTGCGGCGGAAGCGGCTGTCCAACCCCGTTTCAGCCTGGGCGGAACTCCAGCGGGCCGCGGGGCTCATCCGCGGCGCCGAGACCAGCCTGGATTTCCACGGCATCCTCAAGGCGGCGCTCATTCCGCGGCTGGCGGGGATCTCGGAGCGCTGGGGCGACGGCGTCACCAAGGAATTCGCCGGCGCGCTCCAGACCCATCCGCTGCCCTTCCGTCACCAGACCCGCTACGCCCAGGCCCTGGGATTGGCGGAGGCCTTCGGCCGGAGCCGTGGCGTCGAAGGGCTGGGGCGCTTCCGGCCGGTCCTGGGGGAGGTTCCGCTTCCGGATCCCGGCCCGATCTGGTCGGTTCAGGGAAAGCCCCGGATGGTGCTGGTGCCGGGCGCTTCCCGCCGCGGCGCCATCAAGCGGTGGCCCCTCCGCCATTGGGTGACCCTGGCGGGCAAGCTGAAGGACCGCTGCGATCTCCGCTGGTCGCTGGGACCGGAGGAAGAGGATCTGCGGGAGTGGCTGCCGAAGGCCACGGGCGTCGCCGCCCTTCCCCGGCTCCGCTTCTGGGAACTGGCGGCGGCGCTGCGCCAGGCGGACCGCGTGGTGGCGCCGGATACGGGGCTGCTGCACCTCGCCGTGGTCCTGGGCGTGCCGGCCCTCGGGCTCTACGGTTCCAGCGATCCCGTGGTGGCGGGTCTGCCCGACGGTGCGGGTCGGATCCTGCGGACGGGCATTCCGTGTTCGCCCTGCCGGGAGCGGGCCTGCCAGCGGCGGCAATGCCTGGAGGACCTGGGCGTGGAAGCCGTGGCGGAAGCGCTCCTGGGCTAA
- a CDS encoding ribonuclease R family protein — MPRRAPSRTSVRRPSRTPDRRESSRAPRSQAAGGGISGLRPYETFEGTFIGHPEGTGGFLKPLGPRVSQDLLVDWRDAHGAIHGDRVVAEVSGEGWDGRLRARILEVKGRGELPLPGTLQKQPWGWRVVPLEPRLSQLITVPPTDLAEDGELVSVRLDPDPTVQQLRGTVVARLGKKTDLKIENKLTAALFNLRIAFPDAVMRELAPFPTTIPEDWLQGREDLREVLTCTVDPPTAKDFDDAISLEVLPPSEGGGWLLGVHIADVSHYVAEGGPLDEEARLRGTSVYFPDEAIPMIPERLSGDLCSLREGVDRLTMTAWMTLSPDLDVVETRLSESVIRSAKRLTYDEVKEACIDLSARKRAEVGEPLCALLDEALVISRRLTQARLGRGAMNLDTEEAEFIFNEEGRPVDARRYPRHDAHRMIEEFMLLANEAVARFFTRRKLPSIYRIHDEPDPLKLEVFAEVARSFGLLKPKETPTPDHLNAMLDKIRGGPLEAMINNLLLRSLKKAEYSAENIGHSGLALQDYLHFTSPIRRYPDLIVHRVLRKVLRGERLPEGLQSHLAVLAKGASDAEQKATQAERENDRWKACLLMKDRVGQRFRGRLQGFSAKVAFVTLDAPFVDVGVPLAALGGNFWVDEHRTKATGLRGTVVLSIGDAVEVEITAVDEDLRRISAWLTEARAQDAHGKAFAFAPTLAAPATLREGDFEKPKGSRAPKTGGERGRREAPSKGRPPKKAREAKPKPPKGSVRGGKRKAR; from the coding sequence ATGCCGCGCCGCGCCCCTTCCCGCACCTCCGTCCGCCGCCCGTCCCGGACCCCCGACCGGCGCGAATCCTCCCGAGCCCCGAGATCCCAAGCCGCCGGCGGGGGGATTTCGGGGCTCCGGCCGTACGAGACCTTCGAGGGCACGTTCATCGGCCATCCGGAGGGCACCGGCGGATTCCTGAAGCCCCTGGGGCCGCGGGTCAGCCAGGATCTGCTGGTGGACTGGCGGGACGCCCACGGCGCCATCCACGGGGACCGCGTGGTGGCCGAGGTGAGCGGCGAGGGCTGGGACGGCCGCCTTCGCGCCCGGATCCTGGAAGTCAAAGGGCGGGGGGAACTCCCCCTTCCCGGCACCCTTCAGAAGCAGCCCTGGGGCTGGCGCGTGGTGCCCCTCGAACCCCGCCTGTCCCAACTCATCACCGTGCCTCCTACGGACCTCGCCGAGGACGGCGAATTGGTCAGTGTGCGACTGGATCCCGATCCCACCGTTCAGCAGCTGCGGGGAACGGTGGTGGCGCGGCTGGGAAAGAAGACCGATCTCAAGATCGAGAACAAGCTGACCGCGGCCCTCTTCAACCTGCGGATCGCGTTTCCCGACGCGGTCATGCGGGAACTGGCGCCCTTCCCCACGACGATCCCTGAAGACTGGCTCCAGGGGCGGGAGGATCTACGGGAGGTGCTGACCTGCACCGTGGATCCGCCCACGGCCAAGGACTTCGACGACGCCATCAGCCTGGAAGTGCTGCCCCCTTCGGAAGGCGGCGGCTGGCTGCTGGGCGTCCACATCGCGGACGTGAGCCACTACGTCGCCGAGGGCGGCCCCCTGGACGAGGAGGCCCGGCTGCGCGGCACGTCGGTCTACTTCCCGGACGAGGCGATCCCCATGATCCCCGAGCGCCTCAGCGGGGACCTGTGCAGCCTCCGGGAGGGCGTGGACCGGCTCACCATGACGGCCTGGATGACGCTCTCTCCGGATCTGGACGTGGTGGAGACGCGGCTGTCCGAGAGTGTCATCCGCAGCGCCAAGCGCCTCACCTACGACGAGGTGAAGGAGGCCTGCATCGACCTCTCCGCTCGCAAGCGCGCCGAAGTGGGGGAACCTCTCTGCGCCCTTCTGGACGAGGCCCTGGTGATCTCCCGCCGGCTGACCCAGGCCCGCCTGGGCCGCGGGGCCATGAACCTCGACACCGAGGAGGCCGAGTTCATCTTCAACGAGGAGGGCCGTCCCGTGGACGCCCGGCGCTATCCGCGCCACGACGCCCACCGCATGATCGAGGAGTTCATGCTCCTGGCGAACGAAGCGGTGGCGCGGTTCTTCACCCGCCGGAAGCTCCCTTCCATCTACCGCATCCACGACGAGCCGGATCCGCTGAAGCTGGAGGTCTTCGCGGAGGTGGCCCGCAGCTTCGGACTGCTGAAGCCCAAGGAGACGCCCACGCCGGACCACCTCAACGCCATGCTGGACAAGATCCGCGGCGGGCCCTTGGAGGCCATGATCAACAACCTCCTCCTCCGCAGCCTCAAGAAGGCCGAATACAGCGCGGAGAACATCGGCCATTCGGGCCTCGCTCTCCAGGACTACCTGCACTTCACCAGCCCGATCCGGCGCTATCCCGATCTCATCGTCCACCGTGTGCTGCGCAAGGTGCTGCGCGGGGAGCGGCTGCCCGAGGGGCTTCAGAGCCACCTGGCGGTGCTGGCCAAGGGCGCCAGCGACGCCGAGCAGAAGGCCACCCAGGCCGAGCGCGAGAACGACCGCTGGAAGGCCTGCCTGCTGATGAAGGACCGCGTGGGCCAGCGCTTCCGGGGCCGCCTCCAGGGGTTCTCCGCCAAGGTGGCCTTCGTCACCCTGGACGCCCCCTTCGTGGACGTGGGCGTGCCGCTGGCGGCCCTCGGCGGCAACTTCTGGGTGGACGAGCACCGCACCAAGGCCACGGGCCTCCGGGGAACGGTGGTCCTGTCCATCGGGGACGCCGTGGAGGTGGAGATCACCGCCGTGGACGAGGACCTGCGCCGCATCAGCGCCTGGCTGACGGAAGCCAGGGCCCAGGACGCCCATGGGAAGGCCTTCGCCTTCGCCCCCACGCTCGCGGCGCCGGCGACCCTACGGGAAGGGGATTTCGAGAAGCCGAAGGGGTCGCGCGCTCCCAAGACAGGCGGAGAACGCGGCCGGAGAGAGGCTCCCTCCAAGGGCCGTCCGCCGAAGAAGGCCCGCGAGGCCAAGCCCAAACCGCCCAAGGGCAGCGTCCGCGGCGGCAAACGGAAGGCCCGGTGA
- the ruvC gene encoding crossover junction endodeoxyribonuclease RuvC has translation MIVPPAPVRCLGVDPGSLACGWAVVERFGSRLALLEAGVVRNPRGADFDQRALRIHERLTEAIATHAPGFMAVESPFVEKNAATALKLGQIRGGILLTAALHRLPVGDYNPMQVKKAVSGYGWAAKEQVGKMVMTLLNLKDPLPADAADAAAVAIGHLLASRRA, from the coding sequence GTGATCGTCCCACCGGCCCCCGTCCGGTGCCTGGGCGTAGATCCCGGGTCCCTGGCCTGCGGCTGGGCGGTGGTGGAGCGCTTCGGGTCGCGACTGGCCCTGCTGGAAGCGGGCGTCGTCCGTAACCCCCGGGGCGCCGATTTCGATCAGCGGGCGCTCCGCATCCACGAGCGGCTCACAGAGGCCATCGCCACTCACGCCCCCGGCTTCATGGCCGTGGAATCCCCCTTCGTGGAGAAGAACGCCGCCACGGCCCTCAAGCTGGGCCAGATCCGGGGGGGCATCCTGCTCACGGCGGCGCTCCACCGCCTCCCGGTGGGCGACTACAACCCCATGCAGGTGAAGAAGGCCGTCAGCGGCTACGGCTGGGCGGCCAAGGAGCAGGTGGGAAAGATGGTGATGACCCTCCTGAACCTGAAGGATCCCCTGCCCGCCGACGCGGCCGACGCGGCCGCCGTGGCCATCGGCCATTTGCTAGCTTCCAGGCGCGCGTGA